The genome window CGATGCGGCGGGCGCCACTCGAACGGCACAGCAGATAGCAGAGCGCGGCCTTCTCCGGATCGAGCGCCACGAACTTGTCGGCCAGCCATCGTTTGCCGGCCTCGCTCTGCGTCGAATCCCAGGTGCCGTCGCGCAACCGGGAGGTGACGGAGTGCCTGATCATCGGCAGCACGGCCGGCAGCATTTGGCGTTTGCTCTCCCGGTGCAATCGCTCGACGACGGTGCGTGCTTGCTGGTCCAGCGGCGATGCCGCGAGCTTCCCCATGCCCCCACCCTACGCGAGCGGATTAGGCATACCTAAGTTCGAATGCGCCGCGGTGCAATGCCGCACCAAGTCACCGCGCAGGCCGGTCAGGCCTGCCCGGGTCGCAGTTCGATGAACAAGGACTCGATGTCGGCGCAGAGGCGGTCACCGTCGTGCAGCGTGCCCGCGACGAACAGCTTGCGGCCCTCCCGACGCTCGACCCACGTGCGGATCGTCAGACGGGTGTTCAGCGGCGTCAGCGACCGGTAGTTCACCTTCAGGTAGGCGGTGCGGCACACCCCGTTGACCGCCACCAACGAGGCCATGCCGCCGAGGTCGTCGAAGGCGACGGCGACCTGGCCGCCGTGGGTCACCCCGTTGCCGCCGAGGTGGTACGGGCGGAACCACACCGTCGCCAGCACGCCCTCCGGTGTCGCCTCCTCGATCTCATACGGCGGCAGCGTGAGGTTGCCCCGGGCCGGCAGGTCCACCCGGGTGCCGGCCGGCGTCGTCCACTCGTCGACGAGGTGCGCGTCGAGTTTGGCGTTGAGCTCGCTGAGCACCGCGATGGCCTCGACGGCGAGTTCGTCGGTGGGACAGGCGAACCGGGCCTTGTCCATCAGGGTGCGGACCTGTTCGCTGAACTCCGCATAGTGCGGGCCGCCGCGCTCGGTCGAGATGTCCAGATCCGGGCGGAAGCCGCCCTCGTGCGGGACGGTGGGGGACGAATCACTCATTTCCCCACGTTATCCCCGACCGATCGGCCCGCCTGCGCGACCCCGCACCGAGGCGCGAACGTAGGGTGGGTGCATGAGCGATCAGTCCCCGTTTGACCCCGATTCCTGGCGCCCGGTCCCCGGCTTCGACGACCTGACCGACATCACCTACCACCGCCACGTCGGGGAGGGGCGGGCCAACGGCATCGTCCGCATCGCGTTCGACCGCCCGGAGGTCCGCAACGCCTTCCGGCCGCACACCGTCGACGAGCTCTACCGCGTCCTCGACGACGCGCGGCGCACCCCCGACGTGGGCACGGTGCTGCTCACCGGCAACGGGCCGTCGCCCAAGGACGGCGGTTGGGCGTTCTGCAGCGGCGGCGACCAGCGCATCCGCGGACGGTCCGGCTACCAGTACGCGACGAGTCACGACGACGACGTCGCCGCGGCCGGCGCCGACGGGGTCGACGAGGCCCGGGTCAAGACGCAGGGCGGGCGCCTGCACATCCTCGAGGTGCAGCGGCTGATCCGGACCATGCCCAAGGTGGTGATCGCGGTGGTCAATGGCTGGGCGGCCGGCGGCGGGCACTCGTTGCACTCGGTGTGCGACCTGACCCTGGCCTCCCGCGAGCACGCGCGGTTCAAGCAGACCGACGCCGACGTCGGGTCCTTCGACGGCGGCTACGGCAGCGCCTACCTGGCCAAGCAGGTGGGCCAGAAGTTCGCCCGCGAGATCTTCTTCCTCGGCGAGGCCTACGACGCGGAGACCATGCACCGGATGGGGGCGGTCAACCGCGTCGTCGACCATGCCGAGTTGGAGGCGACCGCCATCGACTGGGCGCGCAAGATCAACGGGAAATCCCCGACCGCGCAACGCATGCTGAAGTTCGCGTTCAACCTCACCGACGACGGGCTGATGGGCCAGCAGGTGTTCGCCGGGGAGGCGACCCGCCTGGCCTACATGACCGACGAGGCGGTGGAGGGCCGCGACGCCTTCTTGGAGAAGCGCGACCCGGATTGGGACGCGTTCCCGTATTACTACTGACCACTCCCGACGCGACGACGCGCGCCGCGTGAGCGCGTCGCGTAAGCGCCCCTGTGAGAGCAAGGCCACGTCAAACCCGCCGCGCGGTCAGGTTACCCTTACTGGCATGAGCATCCACTTCACGAAGGCCCGCGCATCTGCGCTCGCCGTCACCGCATTGTTCTCCCTCGGTGTGATCACTGCACCGACCGCTAACGCTGCACCCTCACCGGCACGCCCGGGACCCGCGGTGCCGCAGCCGGCCGGCTACAGCATCAAGGGCTACAGCGTCGGCGTCGGCAATGAGCGCGGCGGAAACTACCGCGGCGCCATCGACGCGCAAACCGGCGACCTGTGGATGACCCAGGTGGAGCCGATGAGCGGTGCCACCCGCTCGAACATCCTGCGTATCGATCCGAACACCATGACCGTCAAGAAGCGGTTCAACGTGATCGAGCCCGCCAACACCGGCGGCCACGGCAAGTACGGCGTCCAGTACGAGATCAACGTGCCCAAGACCGGCAACGTTGTCTGGACCACCGCCGCCGCCGCCAACGGTGGTGAAGCCAACGTATGGGACAAGACCACCGGCAAGCGGGTCGCCCGCCTGACGAACCTGCCGCACGCGCACTGGGTGCAGTTCGCTGAAGGTCTTCGCGTCGCGATCGTCTCCGTCACCAACGGCCTGGCGTTCTTCGACATGGACACCTACGCCCGCATCGGCGAGTGGGCGTTCCCCGGAGCGGGCAAGAAGCTTGGCGCCGGACTGGCCGTGACCAACGCCGACGCCAACGGTGCCACCATCTCGGTCACCTCGTACTACCGCGATCTCTCCCAGCTGCGCATCACCCGCAGCGGCGGCAAGGTGCAGACCAAGCTCAAGTGGAACACTCGGCAGGCCCAGGCCGAAGGCC of Gordonia crocea contains these proteins:
- a CDS encoding PaaI family thioesterase is translated as MSDSSPTVPHEGGFRPDLDISTERGGPHYAEFSEQVRTLMDKARFACPTDELAVEAIAVLSELNAKLDAHLVDEWTTPAGTRVDLPARGNLTLPPYEIEEATPEGVLATVWFRPYHLGGNGVTHGGQVAVAFDDLGGMASLVAVNGVCRTAYLKVNYRSLTPLNTRLTIRTWVERREGRKLFVAGTLHDGDRLCADIESLFIELRPGQA
- a CDS encoding 1,4-dihydroxy-2-naphthoyl-CoA synthase, coding for MSDQSPFDPDSWRPVPGFDDLTDITYHRHVGEGRANGIVRIAFDRPEVRNAFRPHTVDELYRVLDDARRTPDVGTVLLTGNGPSPKDGGWAFCSGGDQRIRGRSGYQYATSHDDDVAAAGADGVDEARVKTQGGRLHILEVQRLIRTMPKVVIAVVNGWAAGGGHSLHSVCDLTLASREHARFKQTDADVGSFDGGYGSAYLAKQVGQKFAREIFFLGEAYDAETMHRMGAVNRVVDHAELEATAIDWARKINGKSPTAQRMLKFAFNLTDDGLMGQQVFAGEATRLAYMTDEAVEGRDAFLEKRDPDWDAFPYYY
- a CDS encoding YncE family protein: MSIHFTKARASALAVTALFSLGVITAPTANAAPSPARPGPAVPQPAGYSIKGYSVGVGNERGGNYRGAIDAQTGDLWMTQVEPMSGATRSNILRIDPNTMTVKKRFNVIEPANTGGHGKYGVQYEINVPKTGNVVWTTAAAANGGEANVWDKTTGKRVARLTNLPHAHWVQFAEGLRVAIVSVTNGLAFFDMDTYARIGEWAFPGAGKKLGAGLAVTNADANGATISVTSYYRDLSQLRITRSGGKVQTKLKWNTRQAQAEGHGNVVADTRTNRLYVNNLMTPAAGLSVYNLTTGKHIADVNTGIGSNSLLIFQGKLYVANYFLGFISVVDQKTFAVQQVMTTGLLPNHLLAWKKNTFLVIDKASAISELPTGMLKIKTPPLSSGDYVFKVTKH